The Equus caballus isolate H_3958 breed thoroughbred chromosome 13, TB-T2T, whole genome shotgun sequence genome includes a window with the following:
- the NTAN1 gene encoding protein N-terminal asparagine amidohydrolase isoform X5, which yields MPLLVEGRRVRLPQSAGDLVRAHPPLEERARLLRGQSVQQVGPQGLLYVQQRELAVTSPEDGSISILGSDDATTCHIVVLRHTGNGATCLTHCDGTDTKAEVPLIMNSIKSFSDHAQCGRLEVHLVGGFSDDRQLSQKLTHQLLSEFDRQEDDIHLVTLCVTELNDREENENHFPIIYGIVILSSRTAVNIKTAEIYRASFQDRGPEQELRAARALTGGPMISIYDAKTEQLRIGPYSWMPFPHVDFWLQQDDKQILEKLC from the exons ATGCCGCTGCTGGTCGAGGGGCGGCGAGTGCGGCTGCCGCAGTCCGCCGGGGACCTCGTCCGCGCCCACCCGCCTCTGGAG GAAAGAGCCAGACTTCTGAGAGGTCAGTCTGTTCAGCAAGTGGGACCCCAGGGCCTTCTGTATGTTCAGCAAAGAGAGCTTGCAGTGACCTCCCCAGAGGATG gcTCCATCTCCATTCTGGGTTCTGATGATGCCACCACTTGTCACATTGTGGTCCTGAGGCACACAG GTAATGgggccacctgcctgacacactgtgACGGAACCGACACCAAAGCCGAGGTGCCCTTGATCATGAACTCCATCAAATCCTTTTCCGACCACGCTCAGTGTGGAAG GCTGGAAGTGCACCTTGTGGGAGGCTTCAGCGACGACAGGCAGCTGTCACAAAAACTTACTCATCAACTTCTTA GTGAATTTGACAGACAAGAAGATGATATTCACTTAGTGACATTGTGTGTGACAG aattaaatgaccgggaagaaaatgaaaaccacttCCCAATAATTTATGGCATTG TGATCCTGTCGTCCCGCACAGCTGTCAACATCAAGACCGCAGAGATTTACAGGGCCTCCTTCCAGGATCGAGGCCCGGAGCAGGAGCTGCGGGCCGCACGGGCTTTAACAGGAGGGCCG ATGATTAGCATTTACGATGCAAAGACAGAGCAACTTCGTATAGGACCGTATTCCTGGATGCCTTTCCCACACGTGGATTTCTGGCTGCAGCAGGATGATAAGCAGATACTAGAG AAGCTGTGTTAA
- the NTAN1 gene encoding protein N-terminal asparagine amidohydrolase isoform X6 — protein sequence MPLLVEGRRVRLPQSAGDLVRAHPPLEERARLLRGQSVQQVGPQGLLYVQQRELAVTSPEDGSISILGSDDATTCHIVVLRHTGNGATCLTHCDGTDTKAEVPLIMNSIKSFSDHAQCGRLEVHLVGGFSDDRQLSQKLTHQLLSEFDRQEDDIHLVTLCVTELNDREENENHFPIIYGIAVNIKTAEIYRASFQDRGPEQELRAARALTGGPMISIYDAKTEQLRIGPYSWMPFPHVDFWLQQDDKQILEKLC from the exons ATGCCGCTGCTGGTCGAGGGGCGGCGAGTGCGGCTGCCGCAGTCCGCCGGGGACCTCGTCCGCGCCCACCCGCCTCTGGAG GAAAGAGCCAGACTTCTGAGAGGTCAGTCTGTTCAGCAAGTGGGACCCCAGGGCCTTCTGTATGTTCAGCAAAGAGAGCTTGCAGTGACCTCCCCAGAGGATG gcTCCATCTCCATTCTGGGTTCTGATGATGCCACCACTTGTCACATTGTGGTCCTGAGGCACACAG GTAATGgggccacctgcctgacacactgtgACGGAACCGACACCAAAGCCGAGGTGCCCTTGATCATGAACTCCATCAAATCCTTTTCCGACCACGCTCAGTGTGGAAG GCTGGAAGTGCACCTTGTGGGAGGCTTCAGCGACGACAGGCAGCTGTCACAAAAACTTACTCATCAACTTCTTA GTGAATTTGACAGACAAGAAGATGATATTCACTTAGTGACATTGTGTGTGACAG aattaaatgaccgggaagaaaatgaaaaccacttCCCAATAATTTATGGCATTG CTGTCAACATCAAGACCGCAGAGATTTACAGGGCCTCCTTCCAGGATCGAGGCCCGGAGCAGGAGCTGCGGGCCGCACGGGCTTTAACAGGAGGGCCG ATGATTAGCATTTACGATGCAAAGACAGAGCAACTTCGTATAGGACCGTATTCCTGGATGCCTTTCCCACACGTGGATTTCTGGCTGCAGCAGGATGATAAGCAGATACTAGAG AAGCTGTGTTAA
- the NTAN1 gene encoding protein N-terminal asparagine amidohydrolase isoform X4, with translation MPLLVEGRRVRLPQSAGDLVRAHPPLEERARLLRGQSVQQVGPQGLLYVQQRELAVTSPEDGSISILGSDDATTCHIVVLRHTGNGATCLTHCDGTDTKAEVPLIMNSIKSFSDHAQCGRLEVHLVGGFSDDRQLSQKLTHQLLSEFDRQEDDIHLVTLCVTELNDREENENHFPIIYGIAVNIKTAEIYRASFQDRGPEQELRAARALTGGPMISIYDAKTEQLRIGPYSWMPFPHVDFWLQQDDKQILEKHPVQNGYLSFWMDETTASERRAGCERRFCSTVLSTTDRLHETI, from the exons ATGCCGCTGCTGGTCGAGGGGCGGCGAGTGCGGCTGCCGCAGTCCGCCGGGGACCTCGTCCGCGCCCACCCGCCTCTGGAG GAAAGAGCCAGACTTCTGAGAGGTCAGTCTGTTCAGCAAGTGGGACCCCAGGGCCTTCTGTATGTTCAGCAAAGAGAGCTTGCAGTGACCTCCCCAGAGGATG gcTCCATCTCCATTCTGGGTTCTGATGATGCCACCACTTGTCACATTGTGGTCCTGAGGCACACAG GTAATGgggccacctgcctgacacactgtgACGGAACCGACACCAAAGCCGAGGTGCCCTTGATCATGAACTCCATCAAATCCTTTTCCGACCACGCTCAGTGTGGAAG GCTGGAAGTGCACCTTGTGGGAGGCTTCAGCGACGACAGGCAGCTGTCACAAAAACTTACTCATCAACTTCTTA GTGAATTTGACAGACAAGAAGATGATATTCACTTAGTGACATTGTGTGTGACAG aattaaatgaccgggaagaaaatgaaaaccacttCCCAATAATTTATGGCATTG CTGTCAACATCAAGACCGCAGAGATTTACAGGGCCTCCTTCCAGGATCGAGGCCCGGAGCAGGAGCTGCGGGCCGCACGGGCTTTAACAGGAGGGCCG ATGATTAGCATTTACGATGCAAAGACAGAGCAACTTCGTATAGGACCGTATTCCTGGATGCCTTTCCCACACGTGGATTTCTGGCTGCAGCAGGATGATAAGCAGATACTAGAG aagcatCCAGTCCAGAACGGATACCTGTCCTTCTGGATGGATGAGACGACAGCTTCAGAAAGAAGAGCGGGCTGTGAGCGCAGGTTCTGCAGTACCGTTCTCTCTACAACAGATCGTCTCCATGAGACAATTTAA
- the NTAN1 gene encoding protein N-terminal asparagine amidohydrolase isoform X3, whose translation MPLLVEGRRVRLPQSAGDLVRAHPPLEERARLLRGQSVQQVGPQGLLYVQQRELAVTSPEDGSISILGSDDATTCHIVVLRHTGNGATCLTHCDGTDTKAEVPLIMNSIKSFSDHAQCGRLEVHLVGGFSDDRQLSQKLTHQLLSEFDRQEDDIHLVTLCVTELNDREENENHFPIIYGIVILSSRTAVNIKTAEIYRASFQDRGPEQELRAARALTGGPMISIYDAKTEQLRIGPYSWMPFPHVDFWLQQDDKQILEKHPVQNGYLSFWMDETTASERRAGCERRFCSTVLSTTDRLHETI comes from the exons ATGCCGCTGCTGGTCGAGGGGCGGCGAGTGCGGCTGCCGCAGTCCGCCGGGGACCTCGTCCGCGCCCACCCGCCTCTGGAG GAAAGAGCCAGACTTCTGAGAGGTCAGTCTGTTCAGCAAGTGGGACCCCAGGGCCTTCTGTATGTTCAGCAAAGAGAGCTTGCAGTGACCTCCCCAGAGGATG gcTCCATCTCCATTCTGGGTTCTGATGATGCCACCACTTGTCACATTGTGGTCCTGAGGCACACAG GTAATGgggccacctgcctgacacactgtgACGGAACCGACACCAAAGCCGAGGTGCCCTTGATCATGAACTCCATCAAATCCTTTTCCGACCACGCTCAGTGTGGAAG GCTGGAAGTGCACCTTGTGGGAGGCTTCAGCGACGACAGGCAGCTGTCACAAAAACTTACTCATCAACTTCTTA GTGAATTTGACAGACAAGAAGATGATATTCACTTAGTGACATTGTGTGTGACAG aattaaatgaccgggaagaaaatgaaaaccacttCCCAATAATTTATGGCATTG TGATCCTGTCGTCCCGCACAGCTGTCAACATCAAGACCGCAGAGATTTACAGGGCCTCCTTCCAGGATCGAGGCCCGGAGCAGGAGCTGCGGGCCGCACGGGCTTTAACAGGAGGGCCG ATGATTAGCATTTACGATGCAAAGACAGAGCAACTTCGTATAGGACCGTATTCCTGGATGCCTTTCCCACACGTGGATTTCTGGCTGCAGCAGGATGATAAGCAGATACTAGAG aagcatCCAGTCCAGAACGGATACCTGTCCTTCTGGATGGATGAGACGACAGCTTCAGAAAGAAGAGCGGGCTGTGAGCGCAGGTTCTGCAGTACCGTTCTCTCTACAACAGATCGTCTCCATGAGACAATTTAA
- the NTAN1 gene encoding protein N-terminal asparagine amidohydrolase isoform X2, whose translation MPLLVEGRRVRLPQSAGDLVRAHPPLEERARLLRGQSVQQVGPQGLLYVQQRELAVTSPEDGSISILGSDDATTCHIVVLRHTGNGATCLTHCDGTDTKAEVPLIMNSIKSFSDHAQCGRLEVHLVGGFSDDRQLSQKLTHQLLSEFDRQEDDIHLVTLCVTELNDREENENHFPIIYGIAVNIKTAEIYRASFQDRGPEQELRAARALTGGPMISIYDAKTEQLRIGPYSWMPFPHVDFWLQQDDKQILENLSTSPLAEPPHFVEHIRSTLMFLKKYPSPTNTLFPGNKALLYKKNEDGLWEKISPGS comes from the exons ATGCCGCTGCTGGTCGAGGGGCGGCGAGTGCGGCTGCCGCAGTCCGCCGGGGACCTCGTCCGCGCCCACCCGCCTCTGGAG GAAAGAGCCAGACTTCTGAGAGGTCAGTCTGTTCAGCAAGTGGGACCCCAGGGCCTTCTGTATGTTCAGCAAAGAGAGCTTGCAGTGACCTCCCCAGAGGATG gcTCCATCTCCATTCTGGGTTCTGATGATGCCACCACTTGTCACATTGTGGTCCTGAGGCACACAG GTAATGgggccacctgcctgacacactgtgACGGAACCGACACCAAAGCCGAGGTGCCCTTGATCATGAACTCCATCAAATCCTTTTCCGACCACGCTCAGTGTGGAAG GCTGGAAGTGCACCTTGTGGGAGGCTTCAGCGACGACAGGCAGCTGTCACAAAAACTTACTCATCAACTTCTTA GTGAATTTGACAGACAAGAAGATGATATTCACTTAGTGACATTGTGTGTGACAG aattaaatgaccgggaagaaaatgaaaaccacttCCCAATAATTTATGGCATTG CTGTCAACATCAAGACCGCAGAGATTTACAGGGCCTCCTTCCAGGATCGAGGCCCGGAGCAGGAGCTGCGGGCCGCACGGGCTTTAACAGGAGGGCCG ATGATTAGCATTTACGATGCAAAGACAGAGCAACTTCGTATAGGACCGTATTCCTGGATGCCTTTCCCACACGTGGATTTCTGGCTGCAGCAGGATGATAAGCAGATACTAGAG AACCTTTCCACTTCACCTCTGGCCGAGCCCCCCCACTTTGTTGAACATATTAGATCTAccttgatgtttttaaaaaaatacccatcTCCAACCAACACACTGTTTCCTGGAAATAAGGCCCTACTctacaaaaaaaatgaagatggctTATGGGAGAAGATCTCTCCAGGAAGCTAA
- the NTAN1 gene encoding protein N-terminal asparagine amidohydrolase isoform X7 produces the protein MNSIKSFSDHAQCGRLEVHLVGGFSDDRQLSQKLTHQLLSEFDRQEDDIHLVTLCVTELNDREENENHFPIIYGIAVNIKTAEIYRASFQDRGPEQELRAARALTGGPMISIYDAKTEQLRIGPYSWMPFPHVDFWLQQDDKQILENLSTSPLAEPPHFVEHIRSTLMFLKKYPSPTNTLFPGNKALLYKKNEDGLWEKISPGS, from the exons ATGAACTCCATCAAATCCTTTTCCGACCACGCTCAGTGTGGAAG GCTGGAAGTGCACCTTGTGGGAGGCTTCAGCGACGACAGGCAGCTGTCACAAAAACTTACTCATCAACTTCTTA GTGAATTTGACAGACAAGAAGATGATATTCACTTAGTGACATTGTGTGTGACAG aattaaatgaccgggaagaaaatgaaaaccacttCCCAATAATTTATGGCATTG CTGTCAACATCAAGACCGCAGAGATTTACAGGGCCTCCTTCCAGGATCGAGGCCCGGAGCAGGAGCTGCGGGCCGCACGGGCTTTAACAGGAGGGCCG ATGATTAGCATTTACGATGCAAAGACAGAGCAACTTCGTATAGGACCGTATTCCTGGATGCCTTTCCCACACGTGGATTTCTGGCTGCAGCAGGATGATAAGCAGATACTAGAG AACCTTTCCACTTCACCTCTGGCCGAGCCCCCCCACTTTGTTGAACATATTAGATCTAccttgatgtttttaaaaaaatacccatcTCCAACCAACACACTGTTTCCTGGAAATAAGGCCCTACTctacaaaaaaaatgaagatggctTATGGGAGAAGATCTCTCCAGGAAGCTAA
- the NTAN1 gene encoding protein N-terminal asparagine amidohydrolase isoform X1, translating into MPLLVEGRRVRLPQSAGDLVRAHPPLEERARLLRGQSVQQVGPQGLLYVQQRELAVTSPEDGSISILGSDDATTCHIVVLRHTGNGATCLTHCDGTDTKAEVPLIMNSIKSFSDHAQCGRLEVHLVGGFSDDRQLSQKLTHQLLSEFDRQEDDIHLVTLCVTELNDREENENHFPIIYGIVILSSRTAVNIKTAEIYRASFQDRGPEQELRAARALTGGPMISIYDAKTEQLRIGPYSWMPFPHVDFWLQQDDKQILENLSTSPLAEPPHFVEHIRSTLMFLKKYPSPTNTLFPGNKALLYKKNEDGLWEKISPGS; encoded by the exons ATGCCGCTGCTGGTCGAGGGGCGGCGAGTGCGGCTGCCGCAGTCCGCCGGGGACCTCGTCCGCGCCCACCCGCCTCTGGAG GAAAGAGCCAGACTTCTGAGAGGTCAGTCTGTTCAGCAAGTGGGACCCCAGGGCCTTCTGTATGTTCAGCAAAGAGAGCTTGCAGTGACCTCCCCAGAGGATG gcTCCATCTCCATTCTGGGTTCTGATGATGCCACCACTTGTCACATTGTGGTCCTGAGGCACACAG GTAATGgggccacctgcctgacacactgtgACGGAACCGACACCAAAGCCGAGGTGCCCTTGATCATGAACTCCATCAAATCCTTTTCCGACCACGCTCAGTGTGGAAG GCTGGAAGTGCACCTTGTGGGAGGCTTCAGCGACGACAGGCAGCTGTCACAAAAACTTACTCATCAACTTCTTA GTGAATTTGACAGACAAGAAGATGATATTCACTTAGTGACATTGTGTGTGACAG aattaaatgaccgggaagaaaatgaaaaccacttCCCAATAATTTATGGCATTG TGATCCTGTCGTCCCGCACAGCTGTCAACATCAAGACCGCAGAGATTTACAGGGCCTCCTTCCAGGATCGAGGCCCGGAGCAGGAGCTGCGGGCCGCACGGGCTTTAACAGGAGGGCCG ATGATTAGCATTTACGATGCAAAGACAGAGCAACTTCGTATAGGACCGTATTCCTGGATGCCTTTCCCACACGTGGATTTCTGGCTGCAGCAGGATGATAAGCAGATACTAGAG AACCTTTCCACTTCACCTCTGGCCGAGCCCCCCCACTTTGTTGAACATATTAGATCTAccttgatgtttttaaaaaaatacccatcTCCAACCAACACACTGTTTCCTGGAAATAAGGCCCTACTctacaaaaaaaatgaagatggctTATGGGAGAAGATCTCTCCAGGAAGCTAA